In Misgurnus anguillicaudatus unplaced genomic scaffold, ASM2758022v2 HiC_scaffold_31, whole genome shotgun sequence, a single window of DNA contains:
- the fblim1 gene encoding filamin-binding LIM protein 1 isoform X2 — MASAVPQKRMVSSVFITLASPFKATVTPTAHVHSSSAQNTATPQRTSSTSSSAGPQAVQSSVQINSPAPVSPLYARSRPPITPTQTTPTAAPYRLENTDRHPRVKSSADDDLCTLPPPPQQHEPCDLPNPEQADTPAEVSTLMTAASAGNNLNNITDPQAIDVCGFCRKPVLLSEPAIDALNRSYHAACFQCRQCHTPLAAKLYYNKSGIPLCEDCYQASLEPCWACGDVIKDHVIRALERAYHPPCFVCTTCRQPIGEQRFAQGEVGEVYCLQDYYRKYAPQCSVCGELIIPREDGTDSYTVECLGHSYHEDCYRCEVCNVLLSPEPNENGCYPLDGQILCKPCHFSLIQSTQH, encoded by the exons ATGGCGTCTGCGGTGCCTCAGAAACGGATGGTGTCGTCTGTTTTCATCACCCTGGCATCTCCGTTCAAGGCGACCGTCACCCCGACGGCTCACGTCCACAGCAGCTCGGCCCAAAACACTGCCACGCCGCAGCGAACGTCATCTACATCCTCATCCGCTGGGCCGCAGGCTGTACAGAGCAGCGTCCAAATCAACTCGCCTGCCCCCGTGAGCCCATTATACGCCCGATCCAGACCCCCCATCACCCCAACACAGACCACGCCCACTGCTGCCCCCTACAGGCTggaaaacacagacagacacccCAGGGTCAAATCCAGTGCCGATG ATGACCTCTGTACTCTGCCTCCTCCACCCCAACAACATGAACCCTGTGACCTCCCAAACCCTGAGCAAGCAGACACCCCTGCAGAG GTCAGCACTTTGATGACAGCAGCCTCTGCAGGCAATAATCTGAACAACATTACAGATCCTCAGGCCATCG ATGTATGCGGTTTCTGCCGTAAACCAGTTTTGCTGTCTGAACCCGCCATCGACGCCCTGAACCGCAGTTATCACGCCGCATGCTTTCAGTGCAGACAGTGCCACACGCCACTCGCTGCCAAACTCTACTATAATAAATCTGGTATTCCTCTGTGTGAGGACTGTTATCAG GCCAGTCTGGAACCGTGCTGGGCATGTGGTGATGTTATTAAAGATCATGTGATTCGAGCTCTGGAACGAGCCTATCACCCGCCCTGTTTTGTGTGCACAACATGCAGACAGCCAATCGGAGAGCAGAGATTTGCACAGGGAGAAGTTGGGGAGGTTTACTGTCTGCAGGATTATTACAG GAAATATGCACCGCAATGCAGCGTGTGTGGAGAGTTGATAATCCCGCGTGAAGATGGGACAGACAGCTACACTGTGGAGTGTTTGGGTCACTCGTATCATGAGGATTGTTACCGCtgtgag GTGTGTAATGTACTTCTGTCTCCAGAGCCCAATGAGAACGGCTGTTACCCTCTGGATGGGCAGATTCTGTGTAAACCCTGTCACTTCTCCCTCATCCAAAGCACACAACATTAA
- the fblim1 gene encoding filamin-binding LIM protein 1 isoform X1 gives MASAVPQKRMVSSVFITLASPFKATVTPTAHVHSSSAQNTATPQRTSSTSSSAGPQAVQSSVQINSPAPVSPLYARSRPPITPTQTTPTAAPYRLENTDRHPRVKSSADVVTSYPFPPSPAPDDLCTLPPPPQQHEPCDLPNPEQADTPAEVSTLMTAASAGNNLNNITDPQAIDVCGFCRKPVLLSEPAIDALNRSYHAACFQCRQCHTPLAAKLYYNKSGIPLCEDCYQASLEPCWACGDVIKDHVIRALERAYHPPCFVCTTCRQPIGEQRFAQGEVGEVYCLQDYYRKYAPQCSVCGELIIPREDGTDSYTVECLGHSYHEDCYRCEVCNVLLSPEPNENGCYPLDGQILCKPCHFSLIQSTQH, from the exons ATGGCGTCTGCGGTGCCTCAGAAACGGATGGTGTCGTCTGTTTTCATCACCCTGGCATCTCCGTTCAAGGCGACCGTCACCCCGACGGCTCACGTCCACAGCAGCTCGGCCCAAAACACTGCCACGCCGCAGCGAACGTCATCTACATCCTCATCCGCTGGGCCGCAGGCTGTACAGAGCAGCGTCCAAATCAACTCGCCTGCCCCCGTGAGCCCATTATACGCCCGATCCAGACCCCCCATCACCCCAACACAGACCACGCCCACTGCTGCCCCCTACAGGCTggaaaacacagacagacacccCAGGGTCAAATCCAGTGCCGATG TTGTTACTAGTTACCCATTCCCTCCTTCTCCTGCACCAGATGACCTCTGTACTCTGCCTCCTCCACCCCAACAACATGAACCCTGTGACCTCCCAAACCCTGAGCAAGCAGACACCCCTGCAGAG GTCAGCACTTTGATGACAGCAGCCTCTGCAGGCAATAATCTGAACAACATTACAGATCCTCAGGCCATCG ATGTATGCGGTTTCTGCCGTAAACCAGTTTTGCTGTCTGAACCCGCCATCGACGCCCTGAACCGCAGTTATCACGCCGCATGCTTTCAGTGCAGACAGTGCCACACGCCACTCGCTGCCAAACTCTACTATAATAAATCTGGTATTCCTCTGTGTGAGGACTGTTATCAG GCCAGTCTGGAACCGTGCTGGGCATGTGGTGATGTTATTAAAGATCATGTGATTCGAGCTCTGGAACGAGCCTATCACCCGCCCTGTTTTGTGTGCACAACATGCAGACAGCCAATCGGAGAGCAGAGATTTGCACAGGGAGAAGTTGGGGAGGTTTACTGTCTGCAGGATTATTACAG GAAATATGCACCGCAATGCAGCGTGTGTGGAGAGTTGATAATCCCGCGTGAAGATGGGACAGACAGCTACACTGTGGAGTGTTTGGGTCACTCGTATCATGAGGATTGTTACCGCtgtgag GTGTGTAATGTACTTCTGTCTCCAGAGCCCAATGAGAACGGCTGTTACCCTCTGGATGGGCAGATTCTGTGTAAACCCTGTCACTTCTCCCTCATCCAAAGCACACAACATTAA